Within the Candidatus Thiopontia autotrophica genome, the region GCGTGTACGACCTGCGAGTGTTTCACTCGCTTGCTTCAGCAACTCAATGGAGGCTGATCCAAGCAATAGAAAGTGGCCACTCTTAATCCCCTTACGCCGGCGCTCATCAATGATACCCCGTAGCGGTGCGAACAGATCCGGAACGCGTTGAACCTCATCAAGAATCAGTAATCGATCTTGATTCAGGTTACAGAATTGCTCAACATCTGACAGCTTACTAAGATCACTTGGGCGTTCAAGGTCAAGATAGAGAGCATTCCTCTCATTAGCCACCTCAAACGCGAGTGTAGTCTTACCGATCTGTCGTGGCCCAGTAAGTACTACAGCAGGACTTTTGTCTAGCGCATTAAGCAGCTCGCGCTTCACTTTTCTAGTAATCATCTATGCAAATATAACATACAAAGTTTCATTTGCATACATAACAAATAAATCTGTCCCCTTTTATAACTTTTCCAGTTTATTGATGAAAAACCTTTCACTCCAAAGCGTTAAGCTTGCCTGTTCCGCAGAGATCAGAAATGGCGCAACATCTTCTGCCGCCTGCTGCCAATCAATGGATTGAATCTTCTTTTTCAAGGCCTCTTGCAACCACTCTCTGTTGACCTCTATCTGCTGCTGCGCCCATGGTCCACTTTGTGCCAATGCAGCCGCGATCAATGAGATATTTGGCGTAACCCCCTGCCTGATATACCACCCAAAATCAAACCAGTCACGTCCCTTGAGATATGGACGACAAAGTAGCGCGTGTATCTTAAGTGCAAAATTACTAGGCAAATCCTGGACAGTGAGTTCAAAATCCAATGGAAAATCAAGATAGCTGTATTCAAAACATGAGCCCTCTGGTGGATTAGTATCAATCTCCAGCTTGACCTT harbors:
- a CDS encoding nucleotidyl transferase AbiEii/AbiGii toxin family protein translates to MIELIGHRLQSYQVSDSRGQEHALKEILQELALYALWRAGFFKVAAFQGGTALRILHQLPRFSEDLDFILQEPDPNFEWSPYLNRLLEVLADFGVDCELVDRTNKNRAVRHAMLKDDSIGRQLDLSFFNESGGIRKKLKVKLEIDTNPPEGSCFEYSYLDFPLDFELTVQDLPSNFALKIHALLCRPYLKGRDWFDFGWYIRQGVTPNISLIAAALAQSGPWAQQQIEVNREWLQEALKKKIQSIDWQQAAEDVAPFLISAEQASLTLWSERFFINKLEKL